Proteins from a genomic interval of Parvivirga hydrogeniphila:
- a CDS encoding pyridoxamine 5'-phosphate oxidase family protein, with protein sequence MRPMRREDHRMPREEAEALLRRAAVVRLGIVDEDGPYVVPLNFGYEAGRIYLHGPAEGRRMDAIARDPRVCFEVDEGEVVPAERPCGYTARFCSVIGYGRARVLETAEEKRAGLQVLMRHHGGPVDGFDPGVLDKTAVVEIVIESMEGKQHDVVRGSGGQ encoded by the coding sequence ATGCGACCGATGCGCCGCGAGGACCACCGCATGCCGCGCGAGGAGGCCGAAGCGCTCCTGCGGCGCGCTGCCGTCGTGAGGCTCGGCATCGTCGACGAGGACGGACCGTACGTGGTGCCGCTCAACTTCGGCTACGAGGCCGGACGCATCTACCTCCACGGGCCTGCGGAGGGCCGGCGCATGGACGCGATCGCACGCGATCCACGCGTGTGCTTCGAGGTGGACGAAGGCGAGGTCGTGCCGGCCGAGCGGCCGTGCGGCTACACCGCGCGGTTCTGCAGCGTCATCGGCTACGGCCGGGCACGCGTCCTCGAGACGGCCGAGGAGAAGCGCGCAGGGCTCCAGGTGCTGATGCGCCACCACGGGGGCCCCGTGGACGGGTTCGATCCAGGGGTGCTCGACAAGACGGCGGTCGTGGAGATCGTGATTGAGTCGATGGAGGGTAAGCAGCACGACGTCGTGCGCGGGTCCGGAGGGCAGTGA
- the hisE gene encoding phosphoribosyl-ATP diphosphatase, with the protein MPDKGTEAIAGDTDARIGAVLEELFAVLEERKRTMPQGSYTAALLAGPQDKLLKKIGEEASEVIISARDRDSAQLRYEIGDLVYHLLVVMVREGLTLEDLARELASRRK; encoded by the coding sequence ATGCCAGACAAAGGAACCGAAGCGATCGCAGGCGATACGGACGCTCGCATCGGCGCGGTGCTCGAGGAGCTGTTCGCAGTGCTCGAAGAGCGCAAGCGCACGATGCCCCAGGGCAGCTACACGGCCGCGCTGCTCGCCGGTCCGCAAGACAAGCTGCTCAAGAAGATCGGCGAGGAGGCGAGCGAGGTCATCATCTCAGCGCGCGACCGGGACAGCGCCCAGCTGCGGTACGAGATCGGCGACCTCGTCTACCACCTGCTCGTCGTGATGGTGCGCGAGGGGCTTACGCTCGAGGACCTCGCGCGCGAGCTCGCTTCGAGAAGGAAGTAG
- a CDS encoding (Fe-S)-binding protein encodes MDAQTIETITGVIDKKMTRQLKQYLDICARCAICKDACHQYVGTGDMKYLPARRAELVRQVYKKYFDAAGRFVPALYEARDPDENLLDELYESCYACTGCRRCMYYCPFSIDTQWVVAVGKAILIAAGRGQEMLGQLADAAIFKGENAEMFRDVLVSGFKDVEAEVREITGDPEAVIPVDKHGAEILYVALTGAHSIRPAAVIFHEAGVDWTISLFEASNYGYFFGDAEKAKLIARRFMEEAKRLGVREVVVPECGHAYRVADIFYEAWAQEKLPFKVSHILEVVDRFIKEGRITVEKGRIEGRVTYHDPCQIARNGGIFEQPRNVVKALTDDFVDLVPNRAEQWCCGGGGGIVAIEEMRDVRLKSGTKKVEQLRASGASVLACPCENCRLQIEDLNELHGLGLQVRQVIDLVVEAMPLPKNRQTSA; translated from the coding sequence GTGGACGCGCAGACGATAGAGACCATCACCGGCGTCATCGACAAGAAGATGACCCGGCAGCTGAAGCAGTACCTCGACATCTGTGCTCGCTGCGCGATCTGCAAGGACGCGTGCCACCAGTACGTGGGGACCGGGGACATGAAGTACCTGCCTGCCCGGCGCGCCGAGCTCGTCCGGCAGGTCTACAAGAAGTACTTCGACGCCGCCGGAAGGTTCGTGCCCGCGCTCTACGAAGCGCGCGACCCCGACGAGAACCTCCTCGACGAGCTCTACGAGTCCTGCTACGCGTGCACGGGATGCCGTCGTTGCATGTACTACTGCCCGTTCTCGATCGACACCCAGTGGGTCGTCGCCGTGGGCAAGGCGATACTCATCGCGGCGGGACGCGGACAAGAGATGCTCGGCCAGCTCGCGGACGCGGCGATCTTCAAGGGCGAGAATGCGGAGATGTTCCGTGATGTGCTCGTCTCTGGCTTCAAGGACGTCGAGGCCGAGGTGCGCGAGATCACCGGCGACCCTGAGGCCGTCATCCCGGTGGACAAGCACGGGGCAGAGATCTTGTACGTGGCGCTCACGGGCGCGCACTCCATCCGTCCGGCGGCCGTCATCTTCCACGAGGCCGGCGTCGACTGGACGATCTCGCTGTTCGAGGCCTCGAACTACGGCTACTTCTTCGGAGACGCCGAGAAGGCGAAGCTCATCGCCAGACGGTTCATGGAGGAGGCGAAGCGGCTCGGCGTCAGAGAGGTCGTGGTGCCCGAGTGCGGTCACGCGTACCGCGTCGCTGACATCTTCTACGAGGCCTGGGCGCAGGAGAAGCTCCCGTTCAAGGTGAGCCACATCCTGGAGGTCGTCGACCGCTTCATCAAAGAAGGCCGCATCACCGTCGAGAAGGGGCGCATCGAAGGACGGGTCACCTACCACGACCCGTGCCAGATCGCGCGCAACGGCGGCATCTTCGAGCAGCCCCGCAACGTCGTCAAAGCGCTCACCGACGACTTCGTCGACCTCGTGCCGAACCGCGCCGAGCAGTGGTGTTGCGGCGGAGGCGGCGGCATCGTCGCGATCGAAGAGATGCGCGATGTCCGTCTGAAGAGCGGGACGAAGAAGGTCGAGCAGCTCCGTGCGAGCGGCGCTTCGGTGCTCGCGTGCCCGTGCGAGAACTGTCGGCTGCAGATCGAAGACCTGAACGAGCTTCACGGGCTGGGGCTCCAGGTGCGGCAGGTCATCGACCTCGTGGTCGAAGCGATGCCGCTTCCGAAGAACCGCCAGACGAGCGCGTAG
- a CDS encoding M42 family metallopeptidase codes for MNPESLAFLRELVEAPSPSGYEQPAAAVFREHVRPFADEVTTDVMGSVHALLRGSSGAPSVMLAGHIDEIGFMVTYITDDGFCAFAPIGGHDPQILPGARVVVHTAGGPLLGVLGRLPIHLLEEEERKQVVKMHKMFIDLGLPGEDVKKRVRIGDPVTYAVGMELFGEGMAVSRAFDDKMGAWVAAETLRLVKEAGGAKGDLVAAATVQEEIGLRGGATSAYSVDPAIGIAIEVTHATDYLDVDKRKHGEVKCGGGPVISRGPNINPRVFELLCEAAEAEGIPYQIEGAPRGTGTDANVIQLTKGGKAAALVSVPLRYMHTPTEVLALADVENAAKLMAAFVLRLEPGVDFTP; via the coding sequence ATGAACCCCGAGTCGCTCGCCTTCCTTCGAGAACTTGTCGAGGCTCCGTCGCCGTCCGGCTACGAGCAGCCGGCCGCTGCCGTCTTCCGTGAGCACGTCCGTCCGTTCGCGGACGAGGTGACGACCGACGTCATGGGCTCCGTGCACGCGCTGCTGCGCGGGAGCTCTGGCGCTCCGTCGGTGATGCTCGCGGGCCACATCGACGAGATCGGCTTCATGGTCACGTACATCACCGACGACGGGTTCTGCGCGTTCGCGCCGATCGGCGGCCATGATCCGCAGATCCTGCCCGGAGCGCGCGTCGTGGTGCACACCGCCGGAGGCCCGCTCCTGGGCGTGCTCGGCCGTCTGCCCATCCACCTCCTTGAAGAGGAGGAGCGCAAGCAGGTCGTCAAGATGCACAAGATGTTCATCGACCTCGGCCTGCCCGGCGAGGACGTGAAGAAGCGCGTGCGGATCGGCGACCCGGTGACCTACGCCGTGGGCATGGAGCTCTTCGGCGAGGGCATGGCGGTGTCGCGCGCGTTCGACGACAAGATGGGCGCATGGGTCGCGGCCGAGACGCTGCGCCTCGTGAAGGAGGCCGGCGGCGCGAAGGGCGATCTCGTCGCGGCCGCCACCGTTCAGGAGGAGATCGGGCTTCGGGGCGGCGCCACCTCGGCGTACAGCGTCGATCCGGCGATCGGCATCGCGATCGAAGTGACGCACGCCACCGACTACCTCGACGTGGACAAGCGCAAGCACGGCGAGGTGAAGTGCGGCGGCGGCCCGGTGATCTCGCGCGGCCCGAACATCAACCCGCGCGTGTTCGAGCTGCTGTGCGAAGCGGCCGAGGCCGAAGGCATCCCGTACCAGATCGAGGGCGCGCCGCGGGGCACCGGCACGGACGCGAACGTCATCCAGCTCACCAAGGGCGGCAAGGCGGCCGCGCTCGTAAGCGTGCCGCTGCGCTACATGCACACGCCCACCGAGGTCCTGGCCCTCGCGGACGTCGAGAACGCCGCGAAGCTCATGGCGGCGTTCGTCCTGCGCCTCGAGCCCGGCGTGGACTTCACCCCCTAG
- a CDS encoding COG2426 family protein, protein MPTFVASLPAWLKYAVVTVIPWIELRGAVPMAIAANERAYLPLVLLANLAIFWPGYYFLEFVYERLPEGGWVHRKLERVRAKAHPFVERYGMIGLALFVAVPLPGTGAYSGTAAAWLLDLEPKRAFLAVSAGVVIAFAVVWASSELVAAGVKLL, encoded by the coding sequence GTGCCTACGTTTGTCGCGTCGCTCCCCGCGTGGCTCAAGTACGCCGTCGTCACGGTCATCCCGTGGATCGAGCTTCGCGGAGCCGTCCCCATGGCGATCGCCGCGAACGAGCGGGCGTACCTGCCGCTCGTGCTCCTTGCCAACCTCGCGATCTTCTGGCCCGGCTACTACTTCCTCGAATTCGTGTACGAGCGCCTGCCGGAAGGCGGCTGGGTGCATCGGAAGCTCGAGCGCGTCCGTGCGAAGGCGCACCCGTTCGTCGAACGCTACGGCATGATCGGGCTCGCGCTGTTCGTTGCGGTCCCGCTGCCGGGGACCGGCGCGTATTCGGGCACGGCGGCGGCGTGGCTGTTGGACCTCGAGCCCAAGCGGGCGTTTCTCGCTGTCTCTGCCGGCGTCGTCATCGCGTTCGCCGTGGTCTGGGCATCGAGCGAGTTGGTGGCGGCCGGCGTCAAGCTCCTGTAG
- the smpB gene encoding SsrA-binding protein SmpB translates to MPREERTIATNKKAFHDYTIEETFEAGIALTGTEVKSLRENRASLRDSFATVRNGEVWLHNVHIAPYSHGNRSNVDPDRTRKLLLHKNEIRYLIGKTKEKGLTLVPLRLYFSPAGRVKVELGLARGKKLFDKREAIAEREHKREVERALKDRTLGR, encoded by the coding sequence ATGCCGCGTGAGGAACGGACGATAGCCACCAACAAGAAGGCCTTCCACGACTACACGATCGAGGAGACTTTCGAGGCTGGCATCGCGCTCACGGGCACCGAGGTGAAGTCGCTTCGGGAGAACCGGGCGAGCCTGCGCGACTCGTTCGCCACCGTGCGCAACGGCGAGGTGTGGCTGCACAACGTCCACATCGCGCCGTACAGCCACGGCAACCGCAGCAACGTCGACCCCGACCGCACGCGGAAGCTGCTGTTGCACAAGAACGAGATCCGCTACCTCATCGGCAAGACGAAGGAGAAAGGGCTCACGCTCGTCCCACTGAGGCTCTACTTCTCGCCTGCTGGTCGCGTGAAGGTCGAGCTCGGGCTCGCGCGGGGCAAGAAGCTCTTCGACAAGCGGGAGGCCATCGCGGAGCGCGAGCACAAGCGCGAGGTCGAGCGAGCGCTCAAAGACCGCACGCTTGGGCGATAG
- the hisI gene encoding phosphoribosyl-AMP cyclohydrolase gives MEFGELVFDERGLIPAVVQQHDTGEVLMVAWMDAEALRRTLASGTTWFWSRSRQEHWHKGETSGNVQRVLEVRYDCDGDTLLVLVDQTGAACHTGARSCFFRTLATVSGTDEAAGSDEGLPLS, from the coding sequence ATGGAGTTCGGCGAGCTTGTATTCGACGAGCGCGGCCTGATCCCCGCGGTCGTCCAGCAGCACGACACCGGCGAGGTCCTCATGGTGGCGTGGATGGACGCCGAGGCGCTCAGGCGCACGCTTGCAAGCGGCACGACCTGGTTCTGGAGCCGGTCGCGGCAGGAGCACTGGCACAAGGGCGAGACCTCGGGGAACGTGCAGCGCGTGCTCGAGGTGCGCTACGACTGCGACGGCGACACGCTGCTCGTGCTCGTCGACCAGACCGGAGCAGCGTGCCACACCGGTGCCCGCTCGTGCTTCTTCCGGACGCTTGCGACCGTGAGCGGCACGGACGAGGCGGCCGGATCCGACGAGGGGCTGCCGCTTTCGTGA
- a CDS encoding sulfurtransferase TusA family protein — protein MSEEIKVDLELDLKGLLCPLPMVKVSQNIGNVPVGGVIRAVATDPGSMADIPAWAKSTGNEVLAAEKQGNEFVFLVKRVK, from the coding sequence ATGTCAGAGGAGATCAAAGTGGACCTGGAACTCGACTTGAAGGGCCTGCTCTGCCCGCTGCCGATGGTGAAGGTCAGCCAGAACATCGGCAACGTGCCCGTCGGCGGCGTGATCCGCGCGGTGGCGACCGATCCGGGCTCTATGGCGGACATCCCCGCGTGGGCGAAGTCCACGGGCAACGAGGTGCTCGCGGCCGAGAAGCAGGGCAACGAGTTCGTGTTCCTCGTCAAGCGGGTGAAGTAG
- a CDS encoding outer membrane protein assembly factor BamB family protein: MRRSPIWLRLVAGLALFALAAGVALGVWHARASAPPLVRPATPVPSVLPTLTVELPKPMQADPDADGIKIATFLGNDSRSFYGVGPVPERLDVVWKARIGGGTTGGTGKRSAEASASGGMVTWYGTGWTGQPALVRENGRLYLLVGGFDHGLRKIDAETGRTVWRYEYDDVIKGSPAVIADPAAPDDPSRYLVMTGSRRGFPQSITAADIAPFRGVWYATGKEAWRLPVPHTRSYSRDADGSALVLGSHAIVGVESGHVYRIDPFATEPWRGHRSPRVLRQALLLGDKRSKSHGGNLVLESSPVLLGDRVYVASGAGHVYGLDAETLAVEWDFYIGSDLDGTVVATDDQKLLVPVEKQYIRGHGGVLMLDPSKPPEDAVVWFFPTGDRAFADWQGGVIGSCSVNDAYDPDGTRPRLAAFSAIDGHLYVVARDETATETVAGPNGERGLATPVLVYKDYIGGAISTPIIVDDHIVAAGYGNTVNVYRISYGSPDAGGVTAAARSGERASVRVERVARFTGGGTYESTPIVWQGRIYIGSRDGYFYCLGER, translated from the coding sequence GTGAGACGTTCGCCCATCTGGCTCCGGTTGGTCGCCGGGCTCGCGCTGTTTGCGCTTGCAGCGGGCGTGGCCCTGGGGGTCTGGCACGCGCGCGCCTCAGCGCCCCCGCTGGTGCGGCCGGCGACGCCCGTCCCCTCGGTGCTGCCGACGCTGACGGTCGAGCTGCCGAAGCCGATGCAGGCCGACCCGGACGCGGACGGCATCAAGATCGCGACGTTCCTCGGCAACGACAGCCGGTCGTTCTACGGCGTGGGGCCGGTGCCGGAGCGGCTCGACGTCGTGTGGAAGGCGCGGATCGGCGGGGGAACGACCGGCGGCACGGGCAAGCGTTCGGCCGAAGCGAGCGCGTCTGGCGGCATGGTGACCTGGTACGGCACGGGATGGACCGGCCAGCCCGCGCTCGTGCGCGAGAACGGCCGGCTGTACCTCCTGGTCGGCGGGTTCGACCACGGTCTTCGCAAGATCGACGCCGAGACGGGCCGCACGGTGTGGCGGTACGAGTACGACGACGTCATCAAGGGCTCGCCCGCCGTCATCGCTGATCCCGCGGCTCCCGACGACCCGTCCCGGTACCTCGTCATGACCGGTTCGCGCCGCGGCTTCCCGCAAAGCATCACCGCTGCGGACATCGCCCCGTTCCGCGGCGTGTGGTACGCCACCGGGAAGGAGGCGTGGCGCCTGCCGGTCCCGCACACGCGCAGCTACAGCCGGGACGCCGACGGGAGCGCGCTCGTGCTCGGTTCGCATGCGATTGTGGGGGTCGAGTCCGGCCACGTGTACCGCATCGATCCGTTCGCGACGGAGCCGTGGCGCGGGCATCGGTCGCCGCGCGTCCTTCGCCAGGCTTTGCTGCTGGGCGACAAGCGGTCTAAGAGCCACGGCGGGAACCTCGTGCTCGAAAGCTCGCCGGTGCTGCTTGGTGACCGCGTGTACGTGGCCTCCGGAGCCGGGCACGTCTACGGGCTGGACGCAGAGACGCTTGCGGTGGAGTGGGACTTCTACATCGGATCGGACCTTGACGGTACGGTCGTGGCGACCGACGACCAGAAGCTCCTGGTCCCCGTCGAGAAGCAGTACATCCGCGGCCACGGCGGCGTGCTCATGCTCGATCCGAGCAAGCCTCCCGAAGATGCCGTCGTGTGGTTCTTCCCGACGGGCGACCGCGCATTTGCCGATTGGCAGGGCGGCGTCATCGGGTCGTGCTCGGTGAACGACGCGTACGACCCCGACGGCACGCGGCCCCGCCTCGCCGCGTTCTCCGCCATCGACGGCCACCTGTACGTCGTCGCGCGTGACGAGACGGCCACCGAGACCGTCGCCGGGCCGAATGGCGAGCGCGGGCTGGCGACGCCGGTGCTCGTCTACAAGGACTACATCGGCGGTGCGATCTCGACCCCGATCATCGTCGACGACCACATCGTCGCTGCCGGGTACGGCAATACCGTGAACGTCTACCGCATCTCGTACGGGTCGCCGGACGCTGGCGGCGTGACGGCCGCTGCCCGTTCCGGCGAGCGAGCGAGCGTGCGCGTCGAGCGCGTGGCCCGCTTCACGGGCGGCGGCACCTACGAGTCCACGCCGATCGTCTGGCAAGGCCGCATCTACATCGGTTCGCGCGACGGGTACTTCTACTGCCTGGGCGAGCGGTGA
- the hisF gene encoding imidazole glycerol phosphate synthase subunit HisF, translating into MLMRRVIPCLDVHAGRVVKGVRFVDLRDAGDPVKLAAAYDREGADEIVFLDITATHEERPLMLDVARRAAEEVFIPCTVGGGMRSADDIRAMLSAGSDKISINSAAVADPALITRTARIFGSQCIVVAIDARRAPGSSPARWEVFVAGGRKNTGLDAVAWAEEAVRRGAGEILLTSMDRDGTKDGYDIDLTRAVTRAVDVPVIASGGAGELDHFAEVVIEADADAVLAASVFHFGEFTIRQVKEAMAAQGVPVRL; encoded by the coding sequence GTGCTGATGCGGCGCGTCATCCCGTGCCTCGACGTGCACGCCGGGCGCGTCGTCAAGGGCGTGCGCTTCGTGGACCTGCGGGACGCAGGCGACCCCGTCAAGCTCGCGGCGGCGTACGACCGCGAGGGCGCGGACGAGATCGTGTTCCTCGACATCACCGCCACGCACGAGGAGCGCCCGCTCATGCTCGACGTCGCGCGGCGGGCCGCAGAAGAGGTGTTCATCCCGTGCACCGTCGGGGGCGGCATGCGCTCCGCCGACGACATCCGGGCGATGCTGTCGGCGGGAAGCGACAAGATCTCGATCAACAGCGCGGCGGTCGCGGACCCCGCGCTCATCACGCGCACGGCGCGGATCTTCGGCTCGCAGTGCATCGTCGTGGCGATCGACGCGCGCAGAGCGCCTGGCTCCTCGCCTGCACGGTGGGAGGTCTTCGTCGCAGGCGGAAGGAAGAACACCGGCCTGGACGCCGTGGCGTGGGCCGAGGAGGCCGTCCGCCGCGGCGCAGGCGAGATCCTGCTCACCAGCATGGACCGCGACGGCACGAAAGACGGGTACGACATCGACCTGACGCGCGCAGTGACGCGCGCAGTGGACGTCCCGGTCATCGCCTCCGGGGGCGCGGGCGAGCTCGATCACTTCGCCGAGGTCGTCATCGAGGCCGACGCCGACGCAGTGCTGGCCGCGAGCGTCTTCCACTTCGGCGAGTTCACGATCCGCCAGGTGAAAGAAGCGATGGCCGCTCAAGGCGTCCCGGTGCGGCTGTAA
- a CDS encoding respiratory nitrate reductase subunit gamma yields the protein METYLAITAVWGVYLTAVVFFAGMGVRVYQWATTPRSPVPLGMFPKPATTGGRVAKMLKDTFLAPHSARIEPAMWIFAMAFHVAALGAFIGHGRLLAEFPVLPEILGEEGMNSFAAWSGSIAGSLMLVGVIYWIARRTFGPYKNLSVPEDYLLLALLLGVVVMGDHMRFIYGGTIHADTYREWFVSLLRFRPQIPEKILASNVGWSLGTHMLFTDLFLMYFPFSKLVHAIGAFSTNLTRSE from the coding sequence ATGGAGACCTACCTCGCCATCACGGCGGTGTGGGGCGTGTACCTGACCGCCGTCGTGTTCTTCGCGGGGATGGGCGTGCGCGTCTACCAGTGGGCGACCACGCCGCGCTCGCCCGTCCCGCTGGGGATGTTCCCGAAGCCTGCCACCACGGGCGGGCGCGTGGCCAAGATGCTCAAGGACACCTTCCTTGCGCCGCATTCGGCCCGCATCGAACCCGCGATGTGGATCTTCGCCATGGCGTTCCACGTGGCCGCGCTCGGCGCATTCATCGGTCACGGCCGCCTGCTCGCTGAGTTCCCGGTGCTGCCGGAGATCCTCGGCGAGGAGGGCATGAACTCGTTCGCGGCGTGGTCCGGGTCCATCGCTGGGTCGCTCATGCTCGTCGGGGTCATCTACTGGATCGCGCGCCGGACGTTCGGCCCGTACAAGAACCTGTCGGTTCCCGAGGACTACCTCTTGCTCGCGCTTCTGCTGGGCGTGGTGGTCATGGGCGACCACATGCGTTTCATCTACGGCGGCACCATCCACGCCGACACCTACCGCGAGTGGTTCGTAAGCCTCCTTCGCTTCCGGCCGCAGATCCCCGAGAAGATCCTCGCAAGCAACGTCGGCTGGTCGCTCGGGACGCACATGCTGTTCACGGACCTGTTCTTGATGTACTTCCCGTTCAGCAAGCTCGTCCATGCGATCGGGGCGTTCTCGACGAACCTGACGAGGAGTGAGTAG
- a CDS encoding uroporphyrinogen decarboxylase family protein: MERAELPKRPSITVGLTFVGPAALSALSQGAERPDRALQAACAALDAAFAFVPWDRPWAESAAGALLEAGVAPFGVVSGVLGEVLEREGYEAGLKATLLEPERIGTAMDAVLERRLEQVRAALDAGIRAVVVAEDVAGSTGPLLAPDFVIEALMPRLAALAQAATEAAVPAVWHSDGDVRGLLAAARKAGFSAVHAGGGLDFDGFERIFWAARSAELMTIGGIPTRDLAAGLTHAEVVGSRAGLLARAGKLLVADDGGVTTAAEAHALVRAVAAAREAAGASRE, encoded by the coding sequence GTGGAGCGGGCTGAGCTCCCCAAGCGGCCGAGCATCACCGTCGGCCTGACGTTCGTCGGTCCCGCCGCCCTATCTGCGCTTTCGCAGGGCGCCGAGCGGCCCGACCGTGCGCTTCAAGCGGCGTGCGCGGCACTGGACGCCGCGTTCGCCTTCGTGCCCTGGGACCGCCCGTGGGCCGAAAGCGCTGCAGGTGCGCTTCTGGAAGCCGGTGTCGCACCGTTCGGCGTCGTGAGCGGCGTGCTCGGAGAGGTGTTGGAGCGCGAAGGGTACGAGGCGGGGCTGAAAGCCACGCTCCTGGAGCCGGAGCGCATCGGCACAGCGATGGACGCGGTGCTCGAGCGTCGTTTGGAGCAGGTGCGCGCCGCTCTCGACGCGGGCATCCGCGCCGTCGTCGTTGCCGAGGACGTCGCTGGCAGCACCGGCCCGCTTCTCGCGCCCGACTTCGTGATCGAGGCGCTCATGCCGCGACTCGCCGCACTCGCGCAGGCTGCCACGGAAGCTGCGGTGCCCGCCGTCTGGCACTCCGACGGCGACGTTCGGGGTCTTCTCGCGGCCGCTCGCAAAGCGGGCTTCTCGGCCGTGCACGCCGGCGGCGGGCTGGACTTCGATGGCTTCGAGCGGATCTTCTGGGCGGCGCGCTCAGCGGAGCTCATGACCATCGGCGGCATCCCGACTCGCGACCTCGCAGCGGGACTCACGCACGCAGAAGTCGTCGGAAGCCGCGCGGGGCTTCTCGCGCGGGCCGGCAAGCTCCTGGTGGCGGACGACGGTGGCGTGACGACGGCCGCCGAGGCGCACGCCCTCGTCCGGGCGGTCGCGGCGGCGCGGGAAGCGGCCGGGGCCTCGCGCGAATAG
- the hisA gene encoding 1-(5-phosphoribosyl)-5-[(5-phosphoribosylamino)methylideneamino]imidazole-4-carboxamide isomerase: protein MIIFPAIDILDGKVVRLRQGRLDAVTVYNDDPVDQAKRWIDQGAEWLHVVDLDGAVLGEPANLGIVERIAALGVPVQFGGGLRSMEVLERVADAGVKRMVLGTTLVTKPAFVAEACERYGSAIVAGVDARDGRVAIQGWREGTEYGVLELVQDLELLGVKRMAYTDIAKDGMQTGVNYGAYRALVGQTLIPITASGGVTTLDDVRDLYALGPQLEGVIIGRALYEGSLDLAEAVRAGYGEA, encoded by the coding sequence GTGATCATCTTCCCGGCCATCGACATCTTGGACGGCAAGGTCGTGCGACTTCGGCAGGGCAGGCTCGACGCCGTCACCGTCTACAACGACGACCCCGTCGACCAGGCGAAACGCTGGATCGACCAGGGCGCCGAGTGGCTGCACGTCGTGGACCTGGACGGCGCGGTGCTCGGCGAGCCGGCGAACCTCGGCATCGTGGAGCGCATCGCCGCTCTCGGGGTCCCGGTGCAGTTCGGCGGCGGTCTCCGCTCGATGGAGGTCCTCGAGCGGGTCGCTGACGCGGGCGTGAAGCGCATGGTGCTCGGAACCACGCTCGTCACGAAGCCGGCGTTCGTGGCCGAGGCATGCGAGCGCTACGGTTCAGCGATCGTCGCAGGCGTCGACGCGCGCGACGGGAGAGTCGCTATCCAGGGCTGGCGCGAGGGGACGGAGTACGGCGTCCTCGAGCTCGTCCAGGACCTCGAGCTTCTGGGCGTCAAACGGATGGCCTACACCGACATCGCGAAAGACGGCATGCAGACCGGCGTGAACTACGGAGCGTACCGCGCGCTCGTGGGTCAGACGCTCATACCCATCACCGCATCCGGGGGCGTCACAACGCTCGACGACGTCCGCGACCTGTACGCGCTCGGCCCGCAGCTCGAAGGCGTGATCATCGGGCGCGCGCTGTACGAAGGGTCGCTCGATCTGGCCGAGGCCGTGCGAGCCGGCTACGGGGAGGCGTGA
- a CDS encoding DsrE/DsrF/DrsH-like family protein: MPDETEKQKSLAMVVMSGDMDKLFGAFIIANGAAAMGMDVTMFFTFWGLRAIKKDVRTGKTLFGKMLGAMYGGDISKANPSKFSFAGLGRWMFNKMMGNHNVAKLAELRDMAVQLGVNMYGCQMSMDVMEIPQDAFIDGVKEPVGVGFFLLKAQDADITLFI; the protein is encoded by the coding sequence ATGCCAGACGAGACAGAGAAGCAGAAGAGCCTTGCGATGGTGGTGATGAGCGGCGACATGGACAAGCTCTTCGGAGCGTTCATCATCGCCAACGGCGCGGCCGCCATGGGCATGGACGTGACGATGTTCTTCACCTTCTGGGGCCTGCGCGCCATCAAGAAGGACGTCCGGACGGGCAAGACCCTGTTCGGGAAGATGCTCGGGGCGATGTACGGTGGCGACATCTCGAAGGCGAACCCCTCGAAGTTCTCCTTCGCAGGGCTCGGCCGCTGGATGTTCAACAAGATGATGGGCAACCACAACGTCGCCAAGCTCGCCGAGCTTCGCGACATGGCCGTTCAGCTCGGCGTGAACATGTACGGATGCCAGATGTCGATGGACGTCATGGAGATCCCGCAAGACGCGTTCATCGACGGCGTCAAGGAGCCCGTGGGCGTCGGCTTCTTCTTGCTCAAGGCGCAAGACGCCGACATCACCCTGTTCATCTAG
- a CDS encoding ArsR/SmtB family transcription factor, with the protein MNDQEFFCLHSDLCKTLANAKRQAILSALRDGEVSVSEIVERTGIPQPTVSQHLATMRTKGVVVARREGSRVLYRVSNPKIVQAFDLITEVMRETLESQTKTVEPWSGSSNENDG; encoded by the coding sequence ATGAACGACCAGGAGTTCTTCTGCCTCCACTCGGACCTGTGCAAGACCCTCGCGAACGCAAAGCGCCAGGCGATCCTGAGCGCGCTTCGCGACGGAGAGGTATCGGTCTCTGAGATCGTGGAGCGCACAGGCATCCCTCAGCCGACCGTGTCGCAACACCTCGCCACCATGCGCACCAAAGGCGTCGTCGTAGCGCGCCGCGAGGGGTCCCGCGTGCTGTACCGCGTGTCGAACCCGAAGATCGTCCAGGCGTTCGACCTCATCACCGAAGTCATGCGAGAGACGCTCGAATCGCAGACTAAGACCGTGGAGCCGTGGAGCGGCTCTTCGAACGAGAATGACGGCTGA